A single region of the Candidatus Binatia bacterium genome encodes:
- a CDS encoding VTT domain-containing protein, whose protein sequence is MEQFLERYGLFAVFLGAATEGDGTATLAGALAHLGYFPFVAAFAAGWGGAVSLDWFLFAVGRRFAASIRSSLPYRHAGPTVERLAARVGMGEILVARFILGARMPSMVFWGSQGVPFWRFAAYDTVGCAAWAGALVGFGYAGSAGIGRLLNEAGRSERHLLGVFGVAALTAIILLMIGRRVRRGVNHES, encoded by the coding sequence ATGGAGCAGTTTCTGGAGCGTTACGGGCTCTTTGCCGTGTTTCTCGGTGCGGCGACCGAGGGCGACGGCACGGCGACGCTCGCCGGTGCGCTTGCGCATCTCGGCTACTTCCCATTTGTGGCGGCATTTGCGGCGGGTTGGGGCGGCGCGGTGAGTCTCGACTGGTTCCTGTTTGCGGTCGGCCGCCGCTTTGCGGCGTCGATTCGCAGCTCGTTGCCGTACCGTCACGCGGGCCCGACGGTGGAACGCCTTGCCGCCCGTGTCGGCATGGGTGAGATTCTCGTGGCTCGTTTCATACTCGGGGCACGCATGCCGAGCATGGTGTTCTGGGGAAGCCAGGGAGTGCCGTTCTGGCGCTTCGCTGCATACGACACGGTCGGCTGCGCCGCGTGGGCGGGTGCGCTGGTCGGTTTCGGTTACGCCGGCAGCGCCGGCATCGGCCGCTTGCTGAATGAAGCGGGTCGATCCGAGCGGCATCTGCTCGGGGTATTCGGCGTCGCGGCGCTTACGGCGATCATCCTCCTGATGATCGGCCGCAGGGTGCGTCGGGGCGTAAACCATGAGTCTTGA
- a CDS encoding nucleotidyl transferase AbiEii/AbiGii toxin family protein — translation MPASHLDPLQERILRTLASAAPGWVLTGGGALAGFHLMHRRTRDLDLYWRGRSSLDEVPHIVRDALRAGGLDVVSIQTTPSFHRLRVTDGIGTCIVDLVADTTLGLEAPSAATIEGTRISIDTTHEILVNKLCALLGRCELRDLQDVKALTDAGADLDRALTDAPTKDGGFSRLTLAWVLRDLNIRPLATAAGWQIEEIEEIERFRQWLIDHLTSTARPPPA, via the coding sequence GTGCCCGCTAGCCACCTCGATCCCCTGCAGGAGCGTATCCTCCGCACGCTCGCGAGCGCGGCGCCCGGGTGGGTGTTGACCGGCGGCGGGGCGCTGGCGGGTTTTCACCTCATGCACCGACGGACGCGCGATCTCGATCTGTACTGGCGCGGGCGATCTTCTCTTGACGAGGTGCCGCACATCGTTCGCGACGCATTACGCGCCGGCGGCCTCGATGTCGTATCGATACAGACCACACCGTCGTTCCATCGTCTTCGGGTAACCGACGGAATCGGCACCTGCATCGTCGATCTGGTGGCCGATACGACCCTTGGCCTGGAGGCGCCGTCCGCGGCGACCATCGAAGGGACCCGTATCTCGATCGACACGACGCACGAGATCCTGGTCAACAAGCTGTGCGCCCTGCTCGGTCGCTGCGAACTCCGCGATCTCCAGGACGTGAAGGCACTCACGGATGCTGGCGCCGATCTCGATCGAGCTCTCACCGATGCGCCGACGAAAGACGGCGGGTTCTCGCGCCTCACGTTGGCGTGGGTCTTACGGGACCTGAACATCCGACCCCTGGCCACGGCAGCGGGGTGGCAGATCGAGGAAATCGAGGAAATCGAACGGTTCCGACAGTGGCTGATCGACCATCTGACTTCGACCGCGCGGCCGCCGCCGGCATGA
- a CDS encoding nucleotidyltransferase domain-containing protein yields the protein MYEHHRESAARVAAHFAADESVRALLLGGSVAHGFAAEDSDLDVLIVVGDAEYAERRRDGRLQFVDTDLCTYPNGYVDGKYLGESLLRSVAERGSEPARFAFKDARVLLSRIDDLDDVVGRIVRYPVEGRAERLQRFYAQFEAWHWYAHEGLKLRNRNLLGTAISKLVLFGGRLILTHNEILYPFHKWFLDVLAGAPDKPADMIERIGALYDDPGEDNLRAFYGCVAFHRPWPADTAWPVRFVLDTELAWEDERTPVDEL from the coding sequence ATGTACGAGCATCATCGCGAATCGGCCGCCCGCGTGGCGGCGCATTTTGCGGCGGACGAGAGCGTTCGGGCGCTGCTTCTGGGAGGTTCCGTGGCGCACGGTTTCGCCGCCGAGGATTCCGACCTCGACGTGCTCATAGTTGTAGGCGACGCCGAGTACGCCGAACGTCGGCGCGACGGACGTCTGCAGTTCGTCGACACCGACTTGTGCACCTATCCGAACGGCTACGTCGACGGGAAGTACCTCGGCGAATCGCTCCTGCGCAGCGTCGCCGAGCGCGGCAGCGAGCCGGCGCGCTTTGCCTTCAAGGACGCTCGTGTGCTGCTCTCGCGCATCGATGACCTCGATGACGTCGTCGGTCGCATCGTGCGCTATCCGGTCGAGGGCAGGGCGGAGCGCCTGCAGCGTTTTTATGCCCAGTTCGAGGCCTGGCACTGGTACGCGCACGAGGGCCTGAAGCTCCGCAATCGCAACCTCCTCGGCACGGCAATCAGCAAGCTCGTCCTCTTCGGTGGCCGCCTGATACTGACGCACAACGAGATCCTTTACCCCTTCCACAAGTGGTTCCTCGACGTGCTCGCCGGCGCGCCGGACAAGCCGGCGGACATGATCGAGCGGATTGGGGCGCTCTACGACGACCCCGGCGAGGACAACCTGCGCGCCTTCTACGGGTGCGTCGCCTTCCACCGCCCCTGGCCCGCCGACACCGCCTGGCCAGTGCGCTTCGTGCTCGACACCGAACTCGCCTGGGAAGACGAGCGCACACCGGTCGACGAACTTTAG